In Artemia franciscana unplaced genomic scaffold, ASM3288406v1 PGA_scaffold_49, whole genome shotgun sequence, the following proteins share a genomic window:
- the LOC136041875 gene encoding uncharacterized protein LOC136041875 codes for MRSFAVLMLSLSAVSCGVVPLGPSFFRAPAHDSAIVRSDRLGGNFAYSIQEGHAYQAVAPVVQNVRTPVVVSYSQPAIVPATFSAPVITYESPKVEVKEAKNEDVVETEALEAVNPIEHQFAAQHYFTFEAPKEEVKELKPAEFKYALPQVHPIVAYNAPFVQVKETKPVEFKYAAPGVPVTPVVSPVHHVVFDAPKVEVKEIKPIELKYTPFVPEAPKVEIKEVKPVEVEYKVPEVQYKSYVYTHALPYSYQLVHAEKEVKLEEEEMPSEESH; via the exons ATGCGATCG TTTGCTGTTCTCATGCTCTCCTTATCTGCCGTCAGCTGTGGTGTCGTCCCTCTCGGCCCCAGTTTTTTCCGAGCACCTGCCCACGATAGTGCTATTGTCAGATCAGACAGGCTAGGTGGCAATTTTGCATATAGCATCCAAGAAGGTCATGCATATCAAGCAGTAGCTCCAGTTGTCCAAAATGTAAGAACTCCCGTTGTTGTTTCTTATAGTCAACCAGCCATTGTACCTGCAACATTTTCAGCACCAGTCATTACTTATGAATCACCAAAAGTAGAAGTCAAGGAAGCAAAGAATGAAGATGTCGTTGAAACTGAAGCATTAGAAGCTGTAAATCCAATTGAACATCAATTTGCTGCTCAACATTATTTCACTTTTGAGGCACCAAAAGAAGAAGTTAAAGAATTAAAACCCGCGGAATTTAAATATGCTCTCCCTCAAGTTCATCCCATCGTAGCTTATAATGCACCATTTGTTCAAGTCAAGGAAACGAAGCCAGTAGAATTCAAATATGCAGCACCAGGTGTTCCAGTTACTCCAGTTGTCTCGCCGGTTCACCATGTTGTTTTTGATGCTCCGAAAGTTGAAGTCAAGGAAATAAAACCAATTGAGCTGAAGTATACTCCATTTGTACCTGAAGCTCCAAAAGTCGAAATTAAGGAGGTGAAGCCAGTTGAAGTTGAATACAAAGTCCCTGAAGTCCAGTACAAGTCTTACGTTTATACACACGCACTGCCATATTCTTATCAATTAGTTCATGCAGAAAAGGAAGTAAAGCTAGAAGAGGAGGAGATGCCATCAGAAGAATCACactag